One Triplophysa rosa linkage group LG21, Trosa_1v2, whole genome shotgun sequence DNA segment encodes these proteins:
- the LOC130545409 gene encoding tubulin alpha-1A chain-like, with protein sequence MRECISIHVGQAGVQIGNACWELYCLEHGIQPDGQMPSDKTIGGGDDSFNTFFSETGAGKHVPRAVFVDLEPTVIDEVRSGTYRQLFHPEQLITGKEDAANNYARGHYTIGKEIIDLVLDRIRKLADQCTGLQGFLVFHSFGGGTGSGFTSLLMERLSVDYGKKSKLEFSIYPAPQVSTAVVEPYNSILTTHTTLEHSDCAFMVDNEAIYDICRRNLDIERPSYTNLNRIIRQIVSSITASLRFDGALNVDLTEFQTNLVPYPRIHFPLATYAPVISAEKAYHEQLTVTEITNACFEPANQMVKCDPRHGKYMACCLLYRGDVVPKDVNAAIAKIKTKRTIQFVDWCPTGFKVGINYQPPTVVPGGDLAKVQRAVCMLSNTTAIAEAWARLDHKFDLMYAKRAFVHWYVGEGMEEGEFSEAREDMAALEKDYEEVGVDSVEGEGEEEGEEY encoded by the exons ATG CGTGAGTGCATCTCTATCCACGTTGGTCAGGCTGGTGTCCAGATcggcaatgcatgctgggagctcTATTGTCTTGAGCACGGCATTCAGCCGGATGGGCAGATGCCCAGTGACAAGACCATTGGTGGAGGTGATGATTCTTTCAACACATTCTTCAGTGAGACCGGAGCAGGAAAGCACGTTCCCAGAGCTGTGTTTGTAGACCTGGAGCCCACTGTCATTG ATGAGGTTCGCTCTGGAACTTACCGTCAGCTGTTCCACCCCGAGCAGCTCATCACAGGAAAGGAAGATGCTGCTAACAACTACGCTCGAGGTCACTACACCATCGGCAAAGAAATCATTGATCTGGTGCTGGACAGGATTCGCAAACTG GCTGACCAGTGCACAGGCCTCCAAGGTTTCTTGGTCTTCCACAGCTTTGGTGGTGGAACCGGTTCCGGCTTCACCTCTCTGCTGATGGAGCGTCTGTCTGTTGACTATGGCAAGAAGTCCAAGCTTGAGTTCTCCATCTACCCCGCCCCTCAAGTCTCTACTGCTGTGGTAGAGCCCTACAACTCCATTCTGACCACCCACACCACCCTAGAGCACTCTGACTGTGCCTTCATGGTAGACAATGAGGCCATTTACGATATCTGCCGTAGGAACCTCGACATTGAACGTCCTTCTTACACCAACCTCAACAGGATAATCAGACAAATTGTGTCCTCCATCACAGCCTCTCTCAGGTTTGATGGTGCCCTCAATGTCGATCTTACTGAATTCCAGACCAACTTGGTGCCCTACCCTCGTATCCACTTCCCATTGGCTACATATGCCCCAGTGATCTCAGCAGAGAAGGCTTACCATGAGCAGCTCACTGTGACTGAAATCACCAACGCTTGCTTCgagccagccaatcagatggTGAAATGTGACCCACGTCACGGCAAGTACATGGCTTGCTGTCTGCTGTACCGTGGTGACGTGGTGCCCAAAGATGTGAATGCTGCAATTGCCAAAATAAAGACCAAGCGCACCATCCAGTTTGTGGACTGGTGCCCCACTGGTTTTAAAGTTGGTATCAACTACCAGCCCCCCACTGTGGTTCCAGGTGGTGACCTGGCCAAGGTTCAGAGGGCCGTGTGCATGCTGAGCAACACCACAGCTATCGCTGAGGCCTGGGCCCGTCTCGACCATAAGTTTGATCTGATGTACGCTAAGCGTGCCTTTGTGCACTGGTATGTGGGCGAGGGTATGGAGGAGGGCGAGTTCTCAGAGGCCAGAGAGGACATGGCTGCCCTGGAGAAAGATTATGAGGAGGTTGGTGTTGATTCTGTTGAGGGCGAAGGAGAGGAGGAGGGAGaggaatattaa